The Mastacembelus armatus chromosome 4, fMasArm1.2, whole genome shotgun sequence genome segment AGATTCCTTATATATCTACTGTCCACAGCTACTTCACATGTATTAAATTCTTAAAGCAGAAGTGGTCTGCTTCGAAAAGTTCCGaaatatgtgtatataatatTTGTCGGTCTAGTACTGGTCTGGTCTGCACTTTGGTTTTCAAAGACCCATTTCAACAGGCTGTCTTAAACCCTtgatgaccattttggttgaccaTTTTGCTGTGAATTGGCTAGTCCACTGTTTCTATGTTGACTTTGAAattttgcaatattttaaatattttgaataataaagaggaaaataagCCAAATGACATCATCTCTTCAGGAGTAAGAATCACCCACTGAGCAACCACATGATTTGTAATCAGCTTAAAATGTCACTAAAAtcaaaaatatgatttaacTAACAACCAAATGTCTGTTCCAGCCTTACCTCTTCTTCACAGGACAGAGGAATAATGGACTAAAATGCTCCAGTACCTTCCTGCTCTTCAGTTCcctttaaaatatttagttaTTCAGTCAGGTTCTAACATTCAGACAGTGCAGGTTAATGAATAATTATGGGGTGGGGTACTAaaagtacggtggccgacaagggcaaacgcgctgcaaaagagaaacgctgcaaaagcgaaaacacaacggaagtgcgccaggccgatagggggaccccgaactgaggggtgctatgaacaaagaacttttacagaggcgagagagacacacgtggtgacataagtcacgtctcattttggaggctgcgtaatgacgcagcttatagtgttgaattgagcgtcctctgatgattgttctcatgtgctaatatgtgctaacaatgttctattacatttgtttacttgatcataatgtcatacaacgttgggagacgtggggtgggggggtctgaaggtgctgtaatgactataggttgtcgtcttgttcagggtgttctttggggagtcggtagggtgcGCTAGAGGGAGACgggtcagggaggagagaagtgtgtgtgtgtcaacgttgtatgacattttgatcaagtaaacaaatgtaatagaacattgttagcacatattagcacatgagaacaatcagaggacgctcattctgttgcaattcaacactataagctgcgtcattacgcagcctccaaaatgagacgtgacttatgtcactacatgtgtctctctcgcctctgtaaaagttctttgttcatagcacccctcagttcggggtccccctatcggcctggcgcacttccgttgtgttttctcttttgcccttgtcggccaccgtataAAAGAGATAGTTACTCACTGCAAACAGATACAGAATTAAAATATCACTTGTAATGATTAAAACAGTCACGTATTCCTGTTTAATATGTACTATAGTAACAGAGAACAAAGTGCAAACACACTACCTTACATGGGTTGGTCCATCACAAAAAGACTGTGTGTCAGGATTCGCAGGGGCGGGGGGTTATTATATGGACCAATGATtcacccactctggtacttcaggttcaaaaaggaaagtttatTTAAACAGAAATCAAGAAAGCCAGaacatgaaaaacaggaaactaaggGACATAGGCACATAAGCAAAAGGGACAAGACACGAGGGTCTGGGTCAATCACACCTAGGACACACCAGACTGCAAGGGGGACAAACACCAAGGTACAAAGGTCTGGGGACACACACGGGAAACAAAACACCAAGGtacaaaggtctggggtcacacacacacacacaccggggacacaccagactcaagggaaacaaagacatgaaacaaGGGAACTAGTTAACCAAGAACACAGAACATGGTGACAAGCACATAAACAAAGAACAAGCAGCTAGGTACTTAGCTTAACTTAACAGAGTAGTCCATGAACAGAAATCCAAAAGGGGAAAGCGAAGCAAGGTAACAAAACAAGGCAGGATCTGGTAGACAAAAGCAGTGGTCAAAAAGAGGCATCTAATCAGAGTCTGTAGGcagtagtgatgggcaaatgataccgaggctttggagcttgtgtcactcttcctgaaaCGGAGTAATTCGAAACGCTGTttcggagcttgtatcaaaacaccagtgtcacgtgactgatgatGTTCGATTGAGACCATGATTGCTGTCATGGGactgaaacagtgccagtgcttcagtcgtgtTCTTTAGAGGTTactatggcttcagttgtccaacacatgtcaccgtcactgaagtcttgaagctttgaatgtttttcggcacaattgtgCTTTCAGGCccagtgcttcatgaggcttcacttgcccaccaTTAGTAAGCAGAGGCTGTAGAACAGGTAATGTGGGCAGGTAACCGGGCAAAAAGCTGTGGCTGAACAAAAGTAAATAAAGGGGAAAAACACAACGAGGCATGGGTGAAAACAATTAAGTAATTGGGTCAACGTAAAGGGGAACAAGacacaacaaaaccaaatcctaaatgaaccttcaaaataaaagcacaaaacaggaaactcaaaatACAGATCCTGTCAGAGTAATGCATTACCAAAATGCATTACCAAAAATGCTCAAGAGTTTCCTCCCAAGCACGTGATTTCCCTCTCACACTACATATGCTGTTGGAGTTCCCTGCTTATGGTCCAGAATATTAGTGCCTTGGGATTCAAACCTGGTTTCCTCCAACTGTTGAAGTTTATTTGGTATCTTTTCAATATGAGATATATATCTCCCCAAAAATATGCGTGTGGGGCTACTGTCatggaaattaaaataataatattaatattcagcaacattaaaatgcattagtTTATCATCTACAAATAAGTCACATGTATtagcataaaaatatatactacTACTATTTTCTCATAGGATTCTACATAATAGATATGTAATAATGTACTAAACTGTATTCTAATAGAATATtaaattttaatcatttttggcAATCCTTTGAGCAGTTTTAAAAGTaatatgcaaatatgcaaaatatggTCAGAAAACAGTTCATGAATTTTGTGACTTTGTGTGAACagttttgaaaaaatgaaaacagcactgGGTAATATATtttaccaagaaaaaaaaaaagtaatgcatTACTCTGAAGGCTGCAAGTGACAGACCAGTAAGAAGGTTGCAAACTACTTTTTCCAGCTATTGTTAACCAGTGAACCTTGTGTCCCTAAGAAAAATCCTGCTCTAGTCCACAGTCGGAGCCGCACCTTGCAGTACTGGTATGATCTTTTTTGACAGAAGCACAACAATCACTGCAGTTACTCCAAATGTCAGCAGCCAAGggaaacaaatgacaaatgaccCTTTCTCTGGTTCTGGCACTGCTCTGGTTCTGAAAGGCTGAGCAACTCGCTCCCACTGACTGAAGATAGCGTGTCGTGCTCCAACCCACTTTCCAGGACCAGTGAGACGATACTGATAGGGAGTGCAGGGACCAAAGAACACCTTCACCCAGAGCACAGGATCTCTCAGAAAGAGTGTCAGGAGGTTTGGGCGAGCTCCGACCTGTGATTGGAAGTCTATCATTGTTGTGTCATTTATAGATAGTGTATGTGTAACAGATTTATAGAAAGCTGAACTGACCTCCCCAGCCATGAAATCCAGGTATGGGATGAAAACTACCTGGAGAGCAGCCTGTCGTGGACAGGGATAGCTAGAAATAATTGAAATTGCTTATTATAAATAGTATGTATTATTGAGTTGAACAATCTGaataatactgtatgtctggGCCATCTAAAGGATATATGAGGTTACCTTGTCATGTTCTTCTTCCTGTCAGACTCAATAACAGCCAGCATTTTCGCCTTAGATGGAAGACACCTCAAaccttgaaataaaaacacaacactgtacACATCATGCTCATTAACCccgtgttcatgtttgtgtgtgtgaagcattTACCTTTAAAAACCTTAACAGCCCACCGTGCCTGCATTTCCACTATGGGCATGATTGGTCCTTTTGTTTGGAAAAGACCCATGATGGCCAGTGTGTGGCGCTGTAGAGAAGGAGGAAACAGTCtcctgaaataaaaaatatattgaataaaatatattagaaTAACAAAAGACTGCTGTTTTAACATAATCACTAATTTCATTAAAGGGTGAATGAAAATTGCAGTTTCTAATTGTGTAATGAGAAGTCTAAATCTTTTTTGTTGACATAAAAAAGTGAGTAGCCCCAGCTATACACTCTATTCCCCAGTAACTTACTTGTACAATGTCAGTTCTCCATGAAGACCCTCAGACAGAGCTGGGGGCAAGAATGGGAAGTGGCCCTTATAGCCTGTACAAAAGACCAGCATGTCAATATTCTCCTCCAGTGTGCCATCTTCAAATAAAACTCCAGAGTGCTTAAATCCTTTCAGATTTGGCTTCATTACTAGCGCCCCCTGGAGGATTCGACCAGGTAGATCATCATTGATTAAAGGCCTTCTGTCCAAAACTCTGTAAAAGCAGAAAAGCATAAGTTCAACTTATCCTCCTAAGAACATTATGTCACATTTTGTGCATCTGTTAGTTAACATGGCATGCTAGTAGTAACAGAACTCATAGATTAAAACTGCACAGAGACTCAAGAGAAGAAGTGATTTTTACACTGGAAACACTGGGTCTAGTGacccaaaaacaaatacacacatacacagtggcATGACAGTATAACAGCAattgtttaagtgtgtgtgtatgtgtgcacgaGCTAGCCAATTTATGCAGAAGTGGCAACGAGGTACACAATAATACACAGGGTTTTATTATTGAAAGGATTAATATGTACTATTTAAAGCAATCTATTAGAAGAAATGGAATATAACATTCATAAATATATTGCTATTAGTGtataatcactggaaaataccaaaacaTTTCAATCTTAGAATGAGTCATTTAAATCTACATTGGGGGCAGGTCTCCTTTCAAGAAGGCAGCAATGATGTGCAGCCAAAATCTGTTTAATTGGAAACCAATATAAGTTTATAACAAACTCCCAGTGGCCTGGCATCATGAGAAGAACAGAAAATTTGTGACCTGTGTCTGGGCTTCAAGCCATACAGTCTGTGGTTGTATCTGTGGTTCAGTGCTCTCTCTGCTGCCCAGTTGACCAAAGTCTTAGgaaggaggagggtgaggaTGTTGTTGAACCTGGTGATAGTTGTCATGTCAAGGGGAAGACCATAACTGGACATCCTGCCAATCACCCAGACCCCCTCACGTGTGCTAAGAAATGTCTGTCAGACCAAATAAGATGACTAGGTGTAAATACATACTCTATAATTCTGTCAGTGAAGCATTTGTGTAAACATATGCAAAAAatcagagaaagaggagcaaAGTTACATGCTCTTAAGTCACCCTTTGACAGGCAGATCAAACCATCAATAAGAATAAATACCAAAACAAGTATTAGACATTTTCTTTGCAAAAATCTGCTACTTTTTTCACACAGATGGACATGTTTATTCACATTGTTTAGCCTTATTGTTAATGTACTGGAAAAAGCACCTGGTGACCAGAGGACTTACATATATCataatatatagttttattgTATGATATGTCAGAATTGTGATTCTGTGCATTTATCATTAGTTTTACTATAACGTGTCTTCCCTACCAATATTTTAACAAgcaataaaaaggaaaataatgcaGGAGAATAAAAAATCACATCCTAtaagaaaacattcaaatatgGGCAAAATTAATTACACATCAGGTTTGCTGTTTACTACTGCTAAGAAACACTGGCACAAAGCTTTTCCATTCTTTTTCTACTGTACCTTCTCTGCAGATCTGCTAATCTCTACAGCAATGTCGCCTCCAGAATTCCCAATGCCAACCACAACCACCCTCTTCCCTCTGCAAGCATCTGCATCTTTATATTCCCAGCTGTGAAAACACCTGCCAGAAAACATCTCATAACCTGGAGAGATACAGATGGTGTACCAGCATGGAGCAAGGTAAGAGATTGTGCAGATGAACATATTCTGCAAAATGTTTCGCAGATGATATAACTTTGTTTACTAACCTGGAAAGTCAGACAGGGGTAAGACTGGATGAGTGTAGTGGCCTGTACACACCAGAACTGCATCAAAGACATGTGTCTGTTCCTCTCCATCCCTGCTTATGGTCACTATGTCCCACTGACCAGACACAGAGAAATCTGATCTTTGTGTAACACTCCTCACTGTGGTCTGAAGCATGTACATTCACATGgacacagacattaaaaaaaaacggCTCTGcataatactgtatgttgttgaAAGTGGTGAAAAGACTGACACTCTTGGCATGATGAAACAGAAAGAACCTGGAAATGAATGTATCTGAGTAGATCAAAGTGCTCAGCATAGAGCCTGAAGTACTGCAGGAGTTGGGAGTTGTGCATGTAATTTGGATAGTCGGCAGGCATAGGAAAGTCACTGAAACACATCATCTCTTTGGAGGTGTTGACCACCAAGGAGCGATAGATGCTGGATCGCTCTGGGTCAGGTGACTCCTGTGGACACAAAGACATCAGCAaagacattttactgttttatctgGGGTGGTGGTAATTATTCACACAGGctatacattttttattcataaatCTCAAAAGCGAGGCTTAATTAAAAGATGTGGATGTTTGCTCAAACTGTGCCCTCACTCACCTTAAATCTCCACAGGCCACCAATGTCATCACTGCTTTCAAAGCAGACAGGTTCCAGGCCCTCGTCGACACAGCTCTTGATACAGGCTAGACCAGAACTGCCCGCTCCAACCACTGCCACACGTTGGACCATCACTCCTTTGTAGAAAAACctcatttataataataattttatgaggatttttgattttttttcctttacttgACGTGATATTTAGCCAAGCTATTGATAATATAGACCATATCAGATCATTTTTTAGGACTATTATGAATAATGAGTGACATTTATCAAATGGTGTAATATGTTGAATATCTTTAGACTCATGAAGACAGAGGCTATTTTCCACCTCCTTGTTGTTTCTGCCACTGGATGATTTCTACAAAGTATCTTACATTGCAGTGGTAATTTTAAGTTTATTGAGTAGcctatgtgtctgttttttttagccCCCCTAAGGGTCATGTGGTGGAAGGAATACTGAAGTAAAGTGGTAGAAAGTGGTACCAAGAGGAGAGCAGGTGGGCCATCAGCTGCTATCCTTAAGGTAAAGGTTCTATCAAAGATCAGAAATTCTGGGACATGCAAAATTAGCCTCAAGACATTTGAATATTACAAGAGTAAATTATCAACATCCAACATAGTATGTACTTCATCCTTGTGGCTGCttgaaaatgttcatttcattttacatctGGTGGGTCTAAAGTCAGATTTgccatctatttttttttaccatgtcaccaaaatattttttctactCCCTTTCTCTACCATATGACACATACAGGGCTTCATACAAGAGATAAGTGAATATCTCTTCACTTTTTCACTTCAGCACTGCGTTAAATAACTTAGTTTTTTCAGCAAAGCAGTTGTGTTTTAAGCGCTGCAATGCTAAATATCATTAACTAATCGTAACCTCTGAAGAAGCAGATCATATAATAGGTCAGAGTCTGTCCCTGCATGTCAAATGATCCATGTATTGCAGGGGGAAAGGGCTGTGAGGGTACAATCAGCACACAAACTGGTCTCTTTCATGTTGAATAACAATACTCTTATTGTTAAAGTCTTAGATGTATGTCAGCTGCTCTCACCTTCTTCAGTAAGCTGATCCAAAGTCCTGCGTACCACCGATCAGACGCTAAACAGAATATAAACTTACATAAGCTGAACCAATTCTTATCACGTCTTCAGTTACACAATACTCAGGGGGGGGACTTTAAACTTGTTAGGTGGAGTTGAAGTATGCTGTATTATTCAAACCAATGAAAGGAAATCAGAGAAAGAGGAGCCAAGTTATGTGCTCTTAAGTCACCTTTTGACAGGCATATCAAACCATCAAGAAGAATAAACACCAAAAcaagtatttttttataaaagcTGACATTTATGCAAGTATTCACAAAGATGGAAACATATTCACAGTGTTAAGCCTTATTGTTAATCTGCTAGTTAAAAGAGCACTTAGGGAGCCAGAGGACTTATATCATAATATatactgttttatgtttttctctgagTGGCAGATCTCCATCCACATTTCAATATGGCCTCAAGGATATTCACTAAGAGCTACAAACTTGGAAACTTGGGACATTTATCCCACCACTTTTACAACCAGGACTTCAGCTTATTCTGCATTTCACGTATATGCTTGAAGTTACATCATAACATCCACAGCATatattttcttcacatttgGGCTTTAGGCATTTGTAGTGAAGACATGCCAATACACACCTGCAAATGCAATATAATTTTCAATAAATGGAATTAATTGAAAACCATCACATAGAAATTGATCATCAAATGCAGATGTGTTCAGTCACTCTGAAGCTGtgagataccaattcactttgtcttacCCTTGTCCTACACCTCATCTGTGATGGTACCTTCCAGCCTCTGACCAGCTAAACACATGACACCCATgtaatcagctgtgggtagGCAGTGAACAGCACAGTGGCGCTTCAGGACTGAAGTTGCCCACCCCTGATTAAATTGAACTGGAAAGTTAAGTGTCATCCAGCTTGAAACTAACTCTTAGCAATAACTACAGTTTGCACCACAAATGCATACATGGCATGAAAAAGCATTTAATCAGTTATATTTCAAAGACTAACCCATGTGTTCATACTGTACATTGCTTATTCTATTAAACTTTTTGTTACTTGACAGTGTTTTCTTACTGAACTGTAGTTCACAGAGTGAGTAATATGATACAAAATGTAACACTGGAAAATATTCATTTCTTTACCTCAATACCCCATATCTTATCTTAGAGTTGCATTAGGAAAAGATTTGTGCACAGAAAGGAGAAGTGAACACAGGAACCAAAACTCTTTCAGTGCACGTATTGGATGAGCATGTAAGTGTTATCTTAATAGTTTCTAATACTGTGAATATGTTCAATCGGATAATCTGTGAGACTGTATGGCAACTGAAAACATTATACATTTCTGAAATTTGGTAAGtaacagtccatcacagtatgATACAATGAAGCCAGCTTATTATTCTAAATATGGGCAGAGCATGTTGTATATTGTATGTTCAGACTGATGGTAGATGCAGCTTGGACAGGAAGTTGGGGATGGTGGTTGGGTTGCGAGCATGGACGTAGTAGATGGCAGCTCCTATAGTCACGACGGTCAGGCTGAGCTTCATCAGGTGACCACTGGTCGAAGAATGTTGTGCATCCAGCTGACAGGAGAAGACAGGAGAAAcaattatgttttatatgttcTTAGTCATGCTTCATATCTGGTTGATTTTCAGAACATTTGGGCCTTTGAcagatgtactgtacattttgcaTACATTTTTGCCAGCAGAATGTAGAAGAAACAACATTCATTTCAGACCTGTCTGGTTTTTAGGGGCTGGTACATGCGATCAAACTGGGTGAAGATTGCTCTGCGGGCTCCCTCCCATTTCCCTGGTCCAGTCAAGCGGTACTGGTAAGCTGTGATTGGTCCCCACAACACCCTCTTAAACAGTGGGAAGTCAGTGAAGAAGAGCCAGAGGAGATTTGGCCGCACCCCAATGTCCTTAGCTAAGTTGTCCATGTAGGAGACAAAGT includes the following:
- the LOC113128965 gene encoding dimethylaniline monooxygenase [N-oxide-forming] 5-like, which codes for MVQRVAVVGAGSSGLACIKSCVDEGLEPVCFESSDDIGGLWRFKESPDPERSSIYRSLVVNTSKEMMCFSDFPMPADYPNYMHNSQLLQYFRLYAEHFDLLRYIHFQTTVRSVTQRSDFSVSGQWDIVTISRDGEEQTHVFDAVLVCTGHYTHPVLPLSDFPGYEMFSGRCFHSWEYKDADACRGKRVVVVGIGNSGGDIAVEISRSAEKTFLSTREGVWVIGRMSSYGLPLDMTTITRFNNILTLLLPKTLVNWAAERALNHRYNHRLYGLKPRHRVLDRRPLINDDLPGRILQGALVMKPNLKGFKHSGVLFEDGTLEENIDMLVFCTGYKGHFPFLPPALSEGLHGELTLYKRLFPPSLQRHTLAIMGLFQTKGPIMPIVEMQARWAVKVFKGLRCLPSKAKMLAVIESDRKKNMTSYPCPRQAALQVVFIPYLDFMAGEVGARPNLLTLFLRDPVLWVKVFFGPCTPYQYRLTGPGKWVGARHAIFSQWERVAQPFRTRAVPEPEKGSFVICFPWLLTFGVTAVIVVLLSKKIIPVLQGAAPTVD